One window of Pyxicephalus adspersus chromosome 4, UCB_Pads_2.0, whole genome shotgun sequence genomic DNA carries:
- the LOC140330095 gene encoding uncharacterized protein — protein MVKFFHRSLLFTALVYLATCLSQAPANCLLDVSAQANLNGVVNVEKRDVSVIKGLLKLLGYGAPSLPDVKSNIQDLAEKIPSVPSLDIGAPSLPKSASDIQELTEKIPSVPSLDIGAPSLPKSASDIQELAEKIPSVPSLDIGIPSLPKVGSDIKELAGKQPSVPSLGIDTPSLPKSVSDIQGLAIGKPGLPSLGTGASSLSKAVSDIQGIAGEKPSVPSLDIGAPSLPKEVPDIQGLAGKNSSVPSLGIDATSLLNAGSEIQGLVKEQPSFPSLDIGAPSLPEVPGFQELAEKLPGSPSLDLSASSLPKANSGIQGLAGNIPSVPNFGFDVPSLPKVGSDIQGLGAADVQLVDLNRRVTRLESVLKLLGFMQVVGNKIIVSSGKDEKIETTHAICQAIGGRIAAPKNEAENNAIMFFLKKYNQYAYLGLKEGPLPGIFLYSNRFPAMFTRWKKNEPNGKGQEKCVEMYTDGQWNDKSCNQKRLTVCEL, from the exons ATGGTGAAATTTTTTCACAGATCTCTGCTGTTCACAGCTCTGGTGTATCTGGCGACATGCCTTTCTCAAGCACCAGCCAATTGCCTTCTGGATGTTTCAGCTCAAGCAAACCTAAATGGGGTTGTTAATGTAGAAAAAAGAGATGTATCGGTGATAAAAG GGTTACTGAAATTGTTGGGCTATGGTGCACCATCACTACCTGATGTCAAGTCAAATATTCAAGATTTAGCGGAAAAAATTCCAAGTGTGCCTAGCTTGGACATTGGTGCACCATCACTACCAAAATCAGCTTCTGATATTCAAGAGTTAACTGAAAAAATTCCAAGTGTGCCTAGCTTGGACATTGGTGCACCATCACTACCGAAATCAGCTTCTGATATTCAAGAGTTAGCTGAAAAAATTCCAAGTGTGCCTAGCTTGGATATTGGAATACCATCCCTACCTAAAGTAGGCTCAGATATTAAAGAATTAGCCGGAAAACAGCCAAGTGTGCCTAGCTTGGGCATTGATACACCGTCACTGCCTAAATCAGTCTCGGATATCCAAGGATTAGCTATTGGCAAGCCAGGTTTGCCTAGCTTGGGCACTGGTGCATCTTCACTATCTAAAGCAGTCTCAGATATCCAAGGAATTGCTGGAGAGAAGCCAAGTGTGCCTAGTTTGGACATTGGAGCACCATCACTGCCTAAAGAAGTACCAGATATCCAAGGATTAGCTGGAAAGAATTCAAGTGTGCCTAGCCTGGGCATTGATGCAACATCACTGCTTAATGCAGGCTCAGAAATCCAAGGATTAGTAAAAGAACAGCCAAGTTTTCCAAGCTTGGATATTGGTGCACCATCACTACCTGAAGTACCTGGTTTTCAAGAATTAGCTGAAAAACTTCCTGGTTCGCCTAGCTTGGACCTCAGTGCATCATCACTACCTAAAGCAAACTCAGGTATCCAAGGATTAGCTGGAAATATACCAAGTGTGCCTAACTTTGGCTTTGATGTACCATCACTACCTAAAGTAGGCTCAGATATCCAAGGAttag GTGCTGCCGATGTTCAACTGGTAGATCTAAACCGTCGGGTTACCAGACTGGAATCAG tgctGAAGCTGCTAGGATTTATGCAAGTGGtgggaaataaaataatagtcaGCAGCGGGAAGGATGAGAAAATTGAAACCACCCATGCCATATGTCAAGCAATTGGTGGTCGTATCGCCGCTCCAAAGAATGAAGCAGAGAACAATGCCatcatgttctttttaaagaagtATAATCAATATGCATACCTGGGCCTAAAGGAGGGACCATTACCTGGAATCTTCCTTTATTCCAATAGATTTCCTGCAATGTTCACCCGCTGGAAAAAGAATGAACCAAATGGCAAAGGGCAAGAAAAGTGTGTGGAAATGTACACTGACGGCCAATGGAATGATAAGAGCTGTAACCAAAAACGCCTCACTGTTTGTGAATTGTAA